The following are encoded in a window of Apium graveolens cultivar Ventura unplaced genomic scaffold, ASM990537v1 ctg8223, whole genome shotgun sequence genomic DNA:
- the LOC141704772 gene encoding transcriptional activator hap3-like, whose protein sequence is MKRKFQERDSFDYGGEISRQQPRDSGNLLPAEYVLSQMSRMVANDRGISAGAVISIQECVSKFIRFMTTQANTRCMEEKGTTITGEDVLIAMTNHGFYRYIVPLFLYLNHFRAYGGDEHPPLRGDGSERFCKGWSQ, encoded by the exons ATGAAGAGAAAATTTCAAGAAAGAGATAGTTTTGATTATGGCGGGGAGATTAGTAGACAACAACCTAGAGATTCAG GAAACTTGTTACCGGCTGAATATGTGTTAAGCCAGATGAGCAGAATGGTGGCAAATGATCGAGGGATATCTGCTGGTGCAGTAATATCAATCCAGGAATGTGTGTCAAAATTTATCAGATTTATGACAACTCAAGCAAACACTAGGTGCATGGAGGAGAAGGGGACAACCATTACTGGTGAGGATGTGTTAATAGCAATGACCAATCATGGGTTCTACAGGTACATTGTCCCACTATTTCTCTATCTAAATCACTTTCGTGCATATGGAGGTGACGAGCATCCCCCGTTGAGGGGTGATGGCAGTGAGAGGTTTTGTAAGGGATGGTCACAGTGA